In one Candidatus Nealsonbacteria bacterium genomic region, the following are encoded:
- a CDS encoding response regulator, whose translation MKKILIVEDEKILAEMYQDRFSQEGFQVVLASTSEEGIDLAKKENPDLILLDILLPKENGISFLRKLKQEPEISSITVIAFSNYDEPKTRKEAESLGVKAYLLKTDFTPQALVKKITEYLS comes from the coding sequence ATGAAAAAAATTCTTATTGTAGAGGACGAAAAAATTTTAGCTGAAATGTATCAAGATAGATTTTCTCAAGAGGGATTTCAGGTTGTTTTAGCCTCTACCTCCGAAGAAGGAATAGATTTGGCCAAAAAAGAAAATCCAGATTTAATTTTGCTTGATATTTTATTACCGAAAGAAAACGGAATTAGCTTTTTAAGAAAATTAAAACAAGAACCAGAAATTTCATCGATTACAGTGATAGCTTTTTCTAATTACGATGAACCCAAGACAAGAAAAGAAGCAGAGAGCCTGGGAGTCAAAGCTTATTTATTGAAGACTGATTTTACTCCCCAAGCCTTGGTTAAAAAAATCACAGAGTATCTTTCTTGA
- a CDS encoding HIT domain-containing protein, which translates to MEECLFCKIINKELPSEIVYEAEETIAFKDTHPKASVHILILPKKHILSVNHLTSEDKNLIGDLFLVAQKIAKEKDLKGYKLAINVGKEGGQLIDHLHLHLLGGAIEEMP; encoded by the coding sequence ATGGAAGAGTGTCTTTTTTGTAAAATTATAAACAAAGAGCTACCTTCAGAAATTGTTTATGAAGCAGAAGAAACAATTGCTTTTAAAGATACCCATCCTAAAGCTTCTGTTCACATTTTAATTCTACCTAAAAAGCACATTTTATCAGTTAATCATTTAACGTCGGAGGATAAGAATTTGATAGGCGATCTTTTCTTGGTAGCCCAGAAAATAGCAAAAGAAAAAGACCTAAAGGGCTACAAACTGGCGATTAATGTTGGAAAAGAGGGAGGGCAATTGATTGATCATTTGCACCTACATCTATTAGGAGGGGCAATAGAAGAAATGCCCTAA
- a CDS encoding histidine--tRNA ligase, producing the protein MDSSISKKRKRGYQSPQGMHDILPEDQKYFQKLYNIAENIANFYGFRFIETPILEEAGLFEKGTGLSTDVVQKQMYTFRTKGGDWLTLRPEGTPSVVRAYIEHGMFNRPQPVKFWYSGPFFRYERPQAGRFRQFHQIGFEVFGEQSPVVDTQIIQIFYNILKELRFEDLTVEINSIGDSQCRPYYKKLLVSYLKSKTESLCHSCQRRIRENPLRILDCQEEKCQRVKNQAPQIIDHLCQECHNHFREVLEFLDELELPYYLNPYLVRGLDYYTKTVFEIFDKGEEGKRQGAIVAGGRYDVLVKLLGGKDTPGMGGAAGVERIVNLMKEKTWKPPVEVKKQIFLAQLGKLAKKKGLKLFEEFRKAKIPLAETFGRDSLKAQLYLADRMGVEYTLIIGQKEALGEVVLIRNMKTGKQEVIKSEKIIKEMKKRLKK; encoded by the coding sequence ATGGATTCAAGTATTTCCAAAAAAAGAAAAAGAGGGTATCAATCTCCCCAAGGAATGCACGATATTCTTCCTGAAGACCAGAAGTACTTTCAGAAACTTTATAATATAGCTGAGAATATTGCCAATTTCTATGGTTTTAGATTTATTGAAACTCCGATTTTAGAGGAAGCTGGACTTTTTGAAAAAGGAACAGGGTTGAGCACCGATGTTGTCCAGAAACAAATGTATACATTTAGAACCAAGGGAGGAGATTGGTTGACCCTCAGACCAGAGGGGACCCCGTCCGTGGTTAGAGCCTATATTGAACATGGGATGTTTAATCGTCCTCAGCCGGTAAAGTTTTGGTATTCTGGCCCCTTTTTTCGCTATGAGAGACCACAGGCTGGCAGATTTCGTCAGTTTCATCAAATTGGTTTTGAAGTTTTCGGAGAACAAAGTCCAGTTGTTGATACTCAGATTATCCAAATTTTTTATAATATTTTAAAAGAGCTTCGTTTCGAAGATTTGACCGTTGAAATCAATAGTATAGGAGATAGTCAATGCCGGCCTTATTATAAAAAACTTTTAGTAAGCTATTTAAAATCTAAAACCGAGAGTTTGTGTCATAGTTGTCAAAGAAGAATTAGAGAAAATCCCCTCAGAATCTTAGATTGCCAGGAAGAAAAGTGCCAACGAGTTAAAAACCAGGCCCCTCAAATAATTGATCATCTCTGTCAGGAATGTCATAATCACTTTAGAGAAGTTTTAGAATTCTTGGATGAACTAGAGCTACCTTACTATCTTAATCCTTATCTTGTAAGAGGACTTGATTATTATACTAAAACAGTTTTTGAGATCTTTGATAAAGGCGAAGAAGGAAAAAGACAGGGAGCAATAGTTGCTGGCGGGAGATATGATGTCTTGGTGAAACTTTTAGGGGGCAAAGATACGCCGGGTATGGGAGGGGCAGCCGGAGTAGAAAGGATTGTGAATTTAATGAAAGAAAAAACATGGAAGCCTCCCGTTGAAGTTAAAAAGCAAATTTTTCTGGCTCAACTAGGGAAACTAGCCAAAAAAAAAGGACTTAAACTTTTCGAAGAGTTTAGAAAGGCTAAAATTCCTTTAGCTGAAACTTTTGGAAGAGATTCTTTAAAGGCCCAACTTTATTTAGCCGATAGAATGGGAGTCGAATACACTTTAATTATTGGCCAGAAAGAAGCTCTGGGGGAAGTGGTTTTGATAAGAAATATGAAAACCGGAAAACAAGAAGTGATAAAGTCAGAAAAAATAATAAAAGAAATGAAAAAACGTTTGAAGAAATAG
- the lepB gene encoding signal peptidase I, producing the protein MRNILSFLWEISKIVIIALLIVVPVRYFLFQPFIVRGASMEPSFNSGDYLIIDEISYRFREPQRGEVIVFKYPQDPSQRYIKRIIGLPGETIQIKEGQIFISEDGEAYMLDESFYFFEPSVTLGDFLVTLEENKYFVLGDNRAFSSDSRRWGSLPENYIIGRVLFRAWPPTAIAKIITPIYKTP; encoded by the coding sequence ATGCGAAATATATTGTCTTTTCTCTGGGAGATCTCAAAAATAGTTATTATCGCTTTATTAATAGTGGTGCCTGTCCGTTATTTTTTATTTCAGCCCTTTATTGTTAGGGGAGCCTCGATGGAGCCTAGTTTTAATAGTGGGGACTATTTAATTATCGATGAAATTTCCTATAGATTCCGAGAACCCCAAAGAGGTGAAGTGATAGTTTTCAAGTATCCTCAGGATCCTTCTCAACGATATATTAAAAGAATTATCGGTCTTCCCGGAGAAACAATTCAGATAAAAGAAGGTCAAATATTTATTTCAGAAGACGGAGAAGCCTACATGTTAGATGAATCGTTCTATTTTTTTGAGCCATCGGTTACCCTCGGAGACTTTCTTGTTACTTTAGAAGAAAATAAATACTTTGTTTTGGGAGATAACCGGGCTTTTTCTTCTGACTCGAGACGTTGGGGATCTTTACCAGAAAATTATATTATTGGTCGAGTTCTTTTCAGGGCTTGGCCCCCAACAGCTATTGCCAAAATTATCACTCCCATTTATAAAACCCCTTAG